The sequence TAATCCGCTGCAATCGAGGCCCGTTTGCGGTGTGTTGCCGCCGTATTTATAATTGATGCCGATAAGGCCAATGGCGCTTTGGGCGAGATCTGAGGCGCGCTCTGTCAGCTGGTCGGTGAATTGCTGGAATTTACTGCGGGGCGGCTGCGCCGGGGGCGCGCTATCGAAAACGGTGATATCAGATGCCCAGGCTGGGCTAGCTAACCAACAACTACCGATTACGGTACACGCCATTGCTAAAGCTCGAATAAGTGGCAAGTCTAATTTAATCGTCATCGTAATTGAGGCTTTGCGGCAAATGAACGCATGAATGTAGTGATTAAGAGTCCCCGGGTTACACGAGGGCTTAACGCAAGATGCATAACCAGACGGCAGATTCAGCTGCAAGTTCCCGAAACGAATGCTAATTGACGATATTAATCGATTCAATAGTTTTTTGCATGAATTTTTTCTCAAAATGCAGATTGCAGTATCGCCTTAGGCCCTCACTAAAGTACAATCTTTGCCATTATCAAAGGAGAAATGATGAAATCGAAACAAGTTTTAACACTCGACGATCTGAAGAAAATTGCGAATGCAGCAGAAGCTGAAGCGATAGCAAATAACTGGGCAGTGACGATTTCTATTGTCGACGATGGCGGTCATTTGTTGTGGTTGCAGCGTCTGGACGGTGCAGCACCGATTTCAGCGCACATTTCACCAGCCAAAGCTAAAACCGCTGCTTTAGGACAGCGTGAGTCTAAGGTTTATGAAGATATGATCAACAATGGTCGCTTTTCATTTATCACGGCACCTAATCTGGATGGGTTGCTAGAAGGCGGCGTTCCTATCATCATCAATGGTGAGTATCTGGGAGCGGTTGGTGTCTCGGGTGTTAAATCATCGGAAGATGTGCAGATCGCCAAGGCTGGAATTGCCGCGTTATCTGCCTAAAAATTAATTTTTTAGCATTTAAATGATGGTTGCCTATCGTCGCCTTGTATCTTCAAGCTAATTTCGCTGGGCGCGATAGGGTTGAGGTTTTAAGATTTTTTATCTGGTCCTGCGCAGATTTATCAAATGATATTAAATATTTGCAGTTGAATGCTGCTGATGAAAACAACGGCGGCGTGTTCGGAGCCGCGTTTTGCGATCAGCGGTGTCTATTAGCGAGTAGCTAACCTGCTACGATTGTCGGAAGGGTGATTTTGCTCTATAATTGGAGGGTTAAGCCCAATTTACTCCGCCGTAGCGCATACATCTCCATTCCGTCTCAAAAAGACTATTAATATCTCCAGAATATTGGAGGGTTTCTTAGCGGTCGTTTGGCACAGCGCGCGGCGGTAACAACATCAGGAGTTACCTTTGCCGCCATTTTTTTCTGGCCATGCTGTTCCGGCCGTCCTCGCGCTAGCAGATGGGTCAATTTTTCAAGGTTTTTCGATTGGAGCTGTTGGCCATACGACCGGTGAAGTGGTATTTAATACCGCTATGACCGGGTACCAGGAAATACTTACAGACCCTAGCTATAGTCAACAAATCGTTACACTGACTTATCCTCACATCGGAAATACCGGTGTTAATCCAGAGGACATTGAGTCATCCCGCGTGCACGCTGCGGGTTTGATCATCCGCGATTTGCCGCGTTTGATCTCAAACTTCCGTTCTTCCCAAACACTTGAATCTTACTTGCAAGATGCGAATGTTGTCGCGATTGCCGGCATAGACACGCGCAAATTGACCCGCATCCTGCGCGAAAAAGGTGCGCAAAGTGGCGCCATCGTCACCATGCAGTCAGATATCGCCACCACCACCGCGAAGGCGTTGGAGTTGGCGCGCAGTTTTCCTGGTCTGGCTGGTATGGATTTGGCTAAAGTGGTTTCCACCACTAAATCGTATAGCTGGAGTGAAACAGAATGGCGTCTCGGCCGAGGTTACGATCAGCAAATTACGGCTAAATATCATGTTGTCGCATTTGATTATGGTGTCAAATTCAACATCTTGCGTATGTTGGCTGCCCGGGGCTGCAAAGTAACGGTATTGCCTGCGCAGGCTACCGCCGCTGAAGCGTTAGCGCTTAATCCCGACGGGATATTTTTATCGAACGGTCCTGGTGATCCAGAGCCATGCGATTACGCCATTTCGGCGACGAAAGAATTGATAGAGCGCGGCATCCCTACCTTTGGAATCTGCCTGGGACACCAGATTATGGCATTGGCGTCCGGCGCGAAGACGATGAAAATGAAATTTGGACATCATGGCGCAAATCATCCTGTTCAGGACCTTGTGACCAAGCAGGTCATGATCACGTCGCAGAACCACGGTTTTGCAGTCGATCCGGAAACCTTGCCTGCAAATTGCCAGGTAACGCATGTTTCGTTATTCGATGGCTCGTTGCAAGGTTTTGCCCGCACTGATAAGCCAGCGTTTTGCTTTCAGGGGCATCCGGAAGCCTCGCCTGGACCGAATGACGTCGCCCCTTTGTTCGATCGCTTTGTGGCGATGATGGAGAAAAATAAAAATGCCTAAGCGTACCGATATAAAAAGCATCCTGATTATAGGTGCTGGGCCGATCATTATCGGCCAGGCCTGCGAGTTCGACTATTCTGGCGCGCAAGCCTGCAAAGCGCTGCGTGAAGAGGGTTACAAAGTTATCCTGGTCAACAGCAATCCAGCGACCATCATGACTGACCCGGAAATGGCCGATGTTACTTACATCGAGCCGATTACCTGGCAAGTCGTTGAACGTATTATTGCAAAAGAAAAGCCTGATGCAATTTTGCCGACAATGGGCGGCCAGACCGCACTGAATTGCGCACTTGATTTGCATCATCATGGCATTCTGACTAAATACAACGTTGAACTGATTGGTGCTTCTCCGGAAGCCATCGACAAGGCCGAAGATCGCTCCAAATTCAAAGCCGCGATGACCAAAATTGGTCTGGGTTCAGCGCGCTCGGGTGTTGCGCACACGATGGATGAAGCTTGGGTTGTGCAAAAAGAACTCGGATTTCCAACCATCATTCGTCCATCGTTCACGATGGGCGGCACTGGCGGTGGTATCGCATATAACGCGGAAGAGTTCGAAGCGATTTGCAAGCGTGGTCTGGAAGCATCGCCGACCAAAGAATTGTTGATTGAAGAGTCGTTGATTGGCTGGAAAGAATTTGAGATGGAAGTTGTGCGCGATAAGGCGGATAACTGCATCATCGTTTGTTCAATTGAAAATCTGGACCCGATGGGCGTGCACACCGGTGATTCTATTACGGTGGCGCCAGCGCAGACGCTGACGGACAAAGAATATCAAATCATGCGGAATGCCTCGCTGGCTGTATTGCGCGAGATCGGCGTTGATACGGGTGGCTCCAATGTTCAGTTCTCCATTAATCCTGCTGACGGCCGGATGATTGTTATCGAGATGAACCCACGCGTGTCGCGTTCTTCGGCTTTAGCTTCAAAAGCAACCGGATTTCCGATTGCCAAGATCGCTGCGAAGCTGGCGGTTGGCTTTACGCTCGATGAATTGCGCAACGAAATCACAGGCGGTGCAACCCCAGCATCGTTCGAGCCATCGATTGATTACGTCGTTACCAAGATTCCGCGTTTTGCGTTCGAAAAATTCCCTGCCGCCGATGACCATCTGACGACGCAAATGAAATCGGTTGGCGAAGTGATGGCGATTGGCCGCACCTTCCAGGAATCGTTCCAAAAAGCATTGCGCGGACTTGAAGTCGGTGTTGATGGAATGAATGAAAAAACCCAGGACCGCGAAGTGATCGAAGAAGAGCTTGGCGAGCCGGGACCGGACCGTATCTGGTACGTCGGCGACGCATTTGCGCAAGGATTTACATTGGAAGAAGTGCATCAACTGACGCATATCGACCCGTGGTTCCTGTCGCAGATCAAAGAGATTGTCGACACCGAATTGTGGCTGGAAAGCACGCAAACGCTGGAAGGTCTTGATCGCGACACATTGTACAAACTGAAGCAACAAGGATTTGCCGATCGTCGTCTGGCGAAGCTGTTGAAAGTCACTGACACTGAAGTGCGTGCCAAACGTCATGCGATGAACTTGCGTCCAGTCTACAAGCGCGTCGATACTTGCGCGGGTGAATTTTCGACTGATACTGCATACATGTATTCGACCTACGAGGAAGAGTGCGAGTCCAATCCTACCGACAAAAAGAAAATTATGGTACTCGGTGGTGGTCCTAACCGTATCGGTCAAGGTATCGAGTTCGATTATTGTTGCGTACACGCAGCGCTAGCGTTGCGCGCCGATGGTTACGAAACCATCATGGTGAACTGCAATCCAGAAACTGTTTCGACCGATTATGACACTTCTGATCGTTTGTACTTTGAGTCGTTGACGCTGGAAGACGTGCTGGAAATCGTCGACAAAGAAAAGCCATACGGCGTGATCGTTCAGTACGGTGGTCAAACGCCGTTGAAACTGGCGCTTGATCTTGAGGCAAACGGCGTTCCGATTGTCGGCACTTCGCCAGACATGATCGATGCAGCCGAAGATCGCGAACGCTTTCAAAAGCTTCTGCATGATTTGAATCTGCGTCAACCGCCAAATCGCACTGCACGTACTGAAGAAGATGCACTGCGTCTGGCTCAGGAAATCGGTTATCCGCTGGTAGTTCGCCCATCCTACGTATTGGGCGGACGCGCCATGGAGATCGTTCATGAGCAGCGTGATCTTGAGCGTTACATGCGTGAGGCCGTGAAGGTTTCGCACGATTCGCCCGTATTGCTGGATCGTTTCCTGAACGATGCGATTGAAGTTGATGTCGATTGCCTGTCCGACGGTGAGCGCACATTTATCGGTGGCGTCATGGAACACATCGAACAAGCGGGCGTTCATTCGGGGGACTCCGCATGCTCGTTGCCGCCTTATTCATTGGCGCAGGAAACTATTGATGAACTGAAGCGTCAGACCGCACTGATGGCGAAAGGCTTGAACGTTGTGGGTTTGATGAACGTACAATTCGCGATTCAGCAGATTGATGGCAAGGATGTCGTATTCGTTCTTGAAGTTAATCCGCGCGCATCGCGCACCGTGCCGTTTGTTTCCAAGGCTACCGGTTTGCAATTGGCCAAGATCGCAGCGCGCTGTATGGTTGGTCAGTCTCTGGATAGTCAAGGAATCAAAGACGAGGTTGTACCGAAGTACTTCAGTGTCAAGGAAGCGGTATTCCCGTTTGTGAAATTCCCGGGCGTGGACACTATTCTCGGACCGGAAATGAAATCAACCGGCGAAGTAATGGGCGTCGGTAAAACGTTCGGCGAGGCTTTCGTTAAGTCACAACTCGGTGCTGGTATCAAGTTGCCAACTTCAGGACAGGTGTTCCTAAGTGTTAAAGCTGGAGATAAGCCCCGTGCTGTAAAGGTTGCGAAAGATTTGGTAGCAATGGGCTTTTCCGTCGTTGCCACTAAAGGTACAGCAGCCGCAATTCACGCGGCTGGTATCCCGGTGAAGACTGTCAACAAGGTCGTTGAAGGTCGTCCGCATGTTGTCGATATGATTAAGAACAATGAAATTACGTTGGTCATTAATACTGTCGAAGAAAAGCGCAGCGCCATCGTTGATTCACGGGCTATCCGTACATCGGCACTACAGGCACGTGCAACGACTTATACGACGATTGCAGGAGCCGAGGCAGCGGTGCAGGGTATGCGTCATCTGGACGAGTTGAATGTCTACGATTTACAAGGCCTGCATAAAACCTTACACTAAGATACGATCAATTTGTCTTCCGGAAGATGGCTTGCAGTTCATCACTTTACGGTGAGCTTGCTTCGGTGGGTTAATCGGCCTGAGTAACGTTACTAGTCATAAGTTTAGTAAGTTATACATATCGTTAATCACTATTGTTCTTCAAAGCTGTAGAAGATAAGCAGAAATCAGACGTCCCATGCGGAGGTCGCAGACAGCGCCAAAACCCGGCGCGGTTTGTGACCTCCGCAGCATTTTATTCAAGTGATCGTTAAGATCACTGCGGCCGAAGGATTGATGGAGTGCAGGGGGGACCTCTTTGTTTTCGATACGGTTTTTGACGTAACGCCCGAAGTAGACTAGAAATGAACGCTGGCGAATAGTGTTAAAAATGCAACCTTAAAGGGGCATTCGTTCGCCAAATTAATAACTTTAAATAGATTTTGAATAAGATTCCTATGAGCTCAGTACCTCTTACCAAGTTTGGCGCCGAATTGTTGAAAGCTGAACTGGTGCGCCTGAAAACAAAAGAACGTCCGTCCGTTATCAATGCGATTGCCGAGGCGCGGGCGCACGGTGATCTTTCTGAAAATGCCGATTACGACGCAGCGAAAGAGCGCCAGGGGTTTATCGAAGGTCGGATTGCCGATCTGGAAGGAAAGTTGGGCGCAGCGCAAATCATCGATCCAACCACGTTGGATGCGGAAGGCCGCGTGGTTTTTGCCGCAACCGTGGATCTTGAAGATCTGGAAACCGGAGACAAGGTAACCTATCAAATCGTTGGAATGGACGAGGCTGATATCAAAGTCTCAAAAGTCTCCATTACTTCACCAATTGCCCGTGCATTGATCGGGAAAAGCGCTGGGGACGTTGTCGGTGTCCAGGCTCCGTCAGGGATCCGCGAGTACGAGATTTTAGAAGTGCGTTATATCTAGGTTTTTCCACGTCAGTGTAGGCATCGAGTGATTCGGGGCGCCAGCAGGATGGCCAAGAAGGCAGAGGAATTTTGGCCTCTATATGAACGTTGCGACAGCGAGCTTCCATGCTATTGAACTTCGGTCGATGATGACCGTGGCAAAGGACATAATGATAGTAGTGCGCGCAAGATTATTAATCGCTACCCTATGGGTAGGAAGCTTATGGACGGTGGGATATGTCGTCGCGCCTACCTTGTTCGCAACGTTGTCGGACAGGGTTTTGGCAGGCACTATCGCCGGTAGTTTATTCAGAATTGAAGCTTGGATCGGCGTGGTCTGTGGGCTGTTACTGACGCTGTTATTCTGTTTTCGGACAGCTGACGACAACGCGCCATTACGGAAAACCTTATTACGGTTAACGTTGGCGGTGCTTCTCTGTACTTTGGTCGGTTATTTCGGAATTCAGCCGTTTATGGCATCGCTACGTGAAGCTGCTGCGCCTGGCGGTGTCATGAGTTCTGCTGCAAAAACGCAGTTCGGTATTTTGCATGGTGTCGCAAGCGCGATATATCTCATTCAAAGCTTGCTTGGCGTCGGCTTGATTTTGAAATTACGCACATTGCGTTAACGCGCGATCCACGTAGTTAGGATTGCAGGGGAAATCTCCGTTATCGGCTTTTTACCCTTGCAACTTCAGGTAAAATGCGCCGGCTCCCTTGAGTTTCGTGTACCGCGCGTTTAGAGCAATTTCACTGGCCGGGTTATTGACCAAGGGCAGATTTCTTGCGGCTTTTTTGACGTGGTTTTTCGCGTTTGATATTGCCGCCAGCGGTTACGCGCTCATTGCCTTTAACCATCACTTTGGTCACTGATGGGCGTTTGGTTCCACTTGGGCTTGGTTTAACAATAGTGACTTCACGCATGCCTCTTCCACGTGTTTCGGTACGTGCCTTCGCTGCATCTTTTTGCGGACGATACATTATCAGGAGTTTACCGATGTGCTGTACCGGAGCGGCACCGAGTTTGTCGCAAATAGTTTCGTAGATTGCAATCCGCGCTTCGCGATCGTCGCCAAATACACGCACCTTGATCAGGCCATGGGAATTCAGGCTGTTATCAATTTCCTTTAATAGTGACGGTTTCAAACCTTCTTCACTAATGAGGACGACTGGACTTAGTGCATGGGCTTCGGCGCGGAGTTCGCTGCGCTCGGCGGGTGTGAGTTTCAACATAAATATAAAAATTCCTTAAAAACGGTATTCTACGCGAATGGCAAAGAAGAAATTAAACAAAAACTGGCTTCACGATCACATTAACGATCCATATGTGAAGTTGGCGCAAAAAGATGGCTATCGCGCACGCGCTGCATACAAGCTAAAAGAAATTGACGAAGTTGACAAATTGATCAAGCCCGGTCAAATTATCGTCGATCTTGGGTCCACGCCGGGAAGCTGGTCTCAATACGTTCGTAATAAACTCGCCGGACAAGAGGGTGGCGGCATCCATGGAATGGTGATCGGTTTAGATATTTTGCCCATGGACCCTATTGCCGATGTGCACTTTATATTGGGGGATTTCCGGGAGCAAGATAGTCTTACCCAGCTTGAACGGTTGTTGTCTGGCCGTAAAGT is a genomic window of Glaciimonas sp. PAMC28666 containing:
- a CDS encoding heme-binding protein codes for the protein MKSKQVLTLDDLKKIANAAEAEAIANNWAVTISIVDDGGHLLWLQRLDGAAPISAHISPAKAKTAALGQRESKVYEDMINNGRFSFITAPNLDGLLEGGVPIIINGEYLGAVGVSGVKSSEDVQIAKAGIAALSA
- the carA gene encoding glutamine-hydrolyzing carbamoyl-phosphate synthase small subunit — its product is MPPFFSGHAVPAVLALADGSIFQGFSIGAVGHTTGEVVFNTAMTGYQEILTDPSYSQQIVTLTYPHIGNTGVNPEDIESSRVHAAGLIIRDLPRLISNFRSSQTLESYLQDANVVAIAGIDTRKLTRILREKGAQSGAIVTMQSDIATTTAKALELARSFPGLAGMDLAKVVSTTKSYSWSETEWRLGRGYDQQITAKYHVVAFDYGVKFNILRMLAARGCKVTVLPAQATAAEALALNPDGIFLSNGPGDPEPCDYAISATKELIERGIPTFGICLGHQIMALASGAKTMKMKFGHHGANHPVQDLVTKQVMITSQNHGFAVDPETLPANCQVTHVSLFDGSLQGFARTDKPAFCFQGHPEASPGPNDVAPLFDRFVAMMEKNKNA
- the carB gene encoding carbamoyl-phosphate synthase large subunit yields the protein MPKRTDIKSILIIGAGPIIIGQACEFDYSGAQACKALREEGYKVILVNSNPATIMTDPEMADVTYIEPITWQVVERIIAKEKPDAILPTMGGQTALNCALDLHHHGILTKYNVELIGASPEAIDKAEDRSKFKAAMTKIGLGSARSGVAHTMDEAWVVQKELGFPTIIRPSFTMGGTGGGIAYNAEEFEAICKRGLEASPTKELLIEESLIGWKEFEMEVVRDKADNCIIVCSIENLDPMGVHTGDSITVAPAQTLTDKEYQIMRNASLAVLREIGVDTGGSNVQFSINPADGRMIVIEMNPRVSRSSALASKATGFPIAKIAAKLAVGFTLDELRNEITGGATPASFEPSIDYVVTKIPRFAFEKFPAADDHLTTQMKSVGEVMAIGRTFQESFQKALRGLEVGVDGMNEKTQDREVIEEELGEPGPDRIWYVGDAFAQGFTLEEVHQLTHIDPWFLSQIKEIVDTELWLESTQTLEGLDRDTLYKLKQQGFADRRLAKLLKVTDTEVRAKRHAMNLRPVYKRVDTCAGEFSTDTAYMYSTYEEECESNPTDKKKIMVLGGGPNRIGQGIEFDYCCVHAALALRADGYETIMVNCNPETVSTDYDTSDRLYFESLTLEDVLEIVDKEKPYGVIVQYGGQTPLKLALDLEANGVPIVGTSPDMIDAAEDRERFQKLLHDLNLRQPPNRTARTEEDALRLAQEIGYPLVVRPSYVLGGRAMEIVHEQRDLERYMREAVKVSHDSPVLLDRFLNDAIEVDVDCLSDGERTFIGGVMEHIEQAGVHSGDSACSLPPYSLAQETIDELKRQTALMAKGLNVVGLMNVQFAIQQIDGKDVVFVLEVNPRASRTVPFVSKATGLQLAKIAARCMVGQSLDSQGIKDEVVPKYFSVKEAVFPFVKFPGVDTILGPEMKSTGEVMGVGKTFGEAFVKSQLGAGIKLPTSGQVFLSVKAGDKPRAVKVAKDLVAMGFSVVATKGTAAAIHAAGIPVKTVNKVVEGRPHVVDMIKNNEITLVINTVEEKRSAIVDSRAIRTSALQARATTYTTIAGAEAAVQGMRHLDELNVYDLQGLHKTLH
- the greA gene encoding transcription elongation factor GreA — translated: MSSVPLTKFGAELLKAELVRLKTKERPSVINAIAEARAHGDLSENADYDAAKERQGFIEGRIADLEGKLGAAQIIDPTTLDAEGRVVFAATVDLEDLETGDKVTYQIVGMDEADIKVSKVSITSPIARALIGKSAGDVVGVQAPSGIREYEILEVRYI
- a CDS encoding DUF4149 domain-containing protein, translating into MIVVRARLLIATLWVGSLWTVGYVVAPTLFATLSDRVLAGTIAGSLFRIEAWIGVVCGLLLTLLFCFRTADDNAPLRKTLLRLTLAVLLCTLVGYFGIQPFMASLREAAAPGGVMSSAAKTQFGILHGVASAIYLIQSLLGVGLILKLRTLR
- a CDS encoding YhbY family RNA-binding protein, which codes for MLKLTPAERSELRAEAHALSPVVLISEEGLKPSLLKEIDNSLNSHGLIKVRVFGDDREARIAIYETICDKLGAAPVQHIGKLLIMYRPQKDAAKARTETRGRGMREVTIVKPSPSGTKRPSVTKVMVKGNERVTAGGNIKREKPRQKSRKKSALGQ
- a CDS encoding RlmE family RNA methyltransferase codes for the protein MAKKKLNKNWLHDHINDPYVKLAQKDGYRARAAYKLKEIDEVDKLIKPGQIIVDLGSTPGSWSQYVRNKLAGQEGGGIHGMVIGLDILPMDPIADVHFILGDFREQDSLTQLERLLSGRKVDLVLSDMAPNLSGIAIADAARMEEIIDLAIEFAVNHMKPSGVLLAKCFNGRGYNEILGKFRATFESVGSRKPKASRDKSSEIFLLGRNLKNSA